Proteins from one Penaeus vannamei isolate JL-2024 chromosome 8, ASM4276789v1, whole genome shotgun sequence genomic window:
- the BI-1 gene encoding probable Bax inhibitor 1 has translation MAGLTFERFSRGLTENLETPVRTHLKNVYATFTLATIAAAAGGYAHMFSTLIGAGLMTGLGAIGALIWLTITPYDGKNQLQRLSLLGAFAFLTGCNLGPLLSLAVMVNPALVLQALLGTSVVFACFSLSALYAPRGHYLYLGGTLMSALSTLFWLSMLNFFFGSRLLFQANLYIGLAVMCGFIVYDTQLIVEKARRGDKDYVMHSVELFIDFVAVFKRLLIILTDKEAQSKRKNRD, from the exons ATGGCTGGACTTACCTTTGAGAGGTTTTCTCGGGGTCTTACGGAGAACCT GGAGACTCCAGTGAGGACACACTTGAAGAATGTATATGCTACTTTCACCCTAGCTACCATAGCAGCCGCTGCTGGTGGCTATGCCCACATGTTCAGCACACTCATTGGTGCTGGTCTCATGACTGGTCTGGGTGCCATTGGGGCACTCATATGGCTCACAATCACACCCTACGATGGCAAGAACCAGCTGCAGCGACTTTCTCTCCTTGGCGCCTTTGCCTTCCTGACTGGCTGTAACCTTGGCCCCTTGCTGAGTCTGGCTGTGATGGTCAACCCTGCACTG GTTTTGCAAGCTCTGCTCGGCACAAGTGTGGTATTTGCCTGCTTCTCCCTGTCAGCTCTTTATGCTCCTCGTGGCCATTACCTCTACCTTGGAGGTACACTGATGTCAGCATTGTCAACTCTCTTCTGGCTCTCCATGCTTAACTTCTTCTTTGGCTCTCGACTCCTCTTCCAG GCAAATTTGTACATTGGGCTAGCAGTCATGTGTGGCTTCATAGTTTATGACACTCAACTCATTGTTGAGAAAGCACGACGAGGAGACAAGGACTATGTGATGCACAGTGTGGAACTCTTCATTGACTTCGTTGCAGTGTTCAAGCGCCTTCTCATTATCCTCACAGACAAG GAGGcacagagcaagaggaagaacCGTGATTAA